From the Streptomyces sp. NBC_01216 genome, the window CTCGAAGTCGGTGTGCCGGGCGGCGACTTCACACACCGCCTCGATCGCCGACCGCGTCCCGTCCTTGGCCCGCGAGACCGCCGCGTCGACCACTGACTCCGGCGTGGCGCCCGGTGCGCAGGCCGCCGCCACCGCGGCGGCGAACACGCCGGCCGCCTCCCTCCCGTACGAGGACTGGTGGGCGCCCGCGACGTCCAGGGCCTCCGCGTACGCCCCCGCCGGGTTCGCCGCGTTGACCAGGCCGACCGGCGCCATGTACATCGCCGCACCGCAGTTGACGATGTTGCCGTTGCCGGCCTCGCGCGGGTCCACGTGGCCGTAGTGGAGGCGGGTCACGATCCACTTCTCGGCGAGGAAGATCCGGTGCAGTGGCAGGGCCTCCGTCTCCAGCTCCGGGATCCAGACGGGGTTGCCGACCAGGTCGGGGACGAGGTGGTCGGCCACGGCGTAGGCGTCGAGGTGGTCGCGGACCTTCGCGTACACCCTGATCAGGGCGTGTGTCATCAGGGTGTCGTCGGTGACGTGCCCGTCGCCCTTGTGGTACGGGGCGAGGGGGCGCGCGGTGCGCCAGGCGTCGCCGTGCCAGGGGCCGACGACGCCGTCGACCCGGCCGCCGTGACGTTCCAGGATCTGCTCGGGGGTGTAGCCCTCGACCGGTCCGCCGAGGGCGTCGCCGACGGCCGCGCCGAGAAGACTTCCGGTGATCCGGTCATCCAGTGTGGGTGTCATGTCTGAATTGTCCACCTGGGGTGGTCAGTTCCCTGTCTCCGAGCCGCCCGGCGAGTTCGACGAGGTCCGTACCCGCGAGCCGGGGGAGGGCGCAGCCGGCCAGGGTGCGGCAGGCGTCGCGCCAGCTGGCGGGCAGGCCGTCGGCGCCGCCGAGCGCGCCGGTGAGCGCACCCGCGAGAGCCGGTGCCGAGTCGGCGACCCGGGAGAGGCAGGCGGCGGCCGGTACGGCGCAGACCACCTCGCCGCGCGCGGCGGTGGCCAGGGCGAGGGCGACCGGCACGGTCTCGGCGGCGGCGATGCCGTAGCTGTAGACGTGGTCGACGATCTGGTGCTCCAGCGGGGGCACCAGCGCGAAGGCGCTCGTCGCGTCCCGGGCCATCGCCACGGCCAGCCGTGCGTTGCGGCCGATCTCGGTGGCGGCGGGCAGCTGGGCGAGCGCGGCCTCCACGGCGTCGTCGACCGGAGCCCCGCACAGGGCGACGGAGAGGGCGGCGGCCATCGCGCGGGCGCCGTGGACACCGTCGCCGTCCTGGGTGTACCGGGCGTCGAACTCGGCCAGCGCGGCGGCGGAGAGCGGGTCCCCGGGGTGGGCGAGGGCGAGCACGGTGGCGCGCACACAGGCGGCGTCGTCGAAGTAGTGCGGGTTGTCGTGTCCGGTCGCGGGCGGGCGCAGGCCGGTGGCGAGGTTGCCGAGGCCGGCGCGCACGGAGATCCGGGCACGCAGGGGCAGCACGGCCGACTCGACCTCGGGCGCGCGGTCGGCGGCGGCGATCCGGCCCGCCAGGGAGTTCCAGGCGAGGTCGAGGGCGGCTCGCGTCCTGCGCCCGGGCGGCAGCGAGGCGAACAGGGGCCCGGAGGAGGCGAGGAGGGCCTCGGCGGTGAAGACGGCCCATTCGGCGTCGTCGGAAGGGCCCAGACGCAGCGGTTCGGAGGGCTGGTTGAGGGCGATGGGGACGGGAAGCGTCGTGGTGGCGTTCTGTTCGGCGAAGGTGTCGAGTTCGCGGGCGAGGCGGCGCGTCCACTCCGGCATGCGGGCGGCCCGGTGCCGGGCCGCGGGCCAGCCCGCCGCGTCGCCCGCCGCGAGGCCGAGCAACAGGCCCTCGACGCGGTGGCGGGGCGCCCGGACGCCCGGCCGGGTGACCGCCGCCGGACCCCCAGGGGCGAGCAGCGGCCCGAGGGCGAGGCGGGTGGCGCCCGCGACCGGGCCGTCCGTGTCCCCAGCGTCCGGAGCGTCCAGGTCGTCCGGGGAGAAGGTGCCCCGGCGGGTGGCGCCCGGGTACGGGTCGGCCGTCGCGGTGGCCGCGGCGCCGGGGTCGGGGCGGTCGTCCACCGTGGTCACCGGGGTGCCTCCTCGTGCGTCGTCAGCAGATCCGCGACGTCCAGGACGTGGTAGCCGCGCATCGAGGGGAGGCAGCTTCCCGTCACCGGGCCGATGGCGTTCGCCCACTCCGAGGGAACGGCGGACACGCCCCCCGACGCCCCGGCGAGCGCGCCCGCCACCGCCGCCGTCGTCGTGTCCGCGTCGCGCCCCATGTTGACGGCCGTCAGGACGGCCGTGCGGAAGTCCCCGCGGGCCGCCGCGAACGCGCCGAACGCCAGGCCCACCGCCTCCGGGGCCAGATCCGTC encodes:
- a CDS encoding ADP-ribosylglycohydrolase family protein, with translation MTPTLDDRITGSLLGAAVGDALGGPVEGYTPEQILERHGGRVDGVVGPWHGDAWRTARPLAPYHKGDGHVTDDTLMTHALIRVYAKVRDHLDAYAVADHLVPDLVGNPVWIPELETEALPLHRIFLAEKWIVTRLHYGHVDPREAGNGNIVNCGAAMYMAPVGLVNAANPAGAYAEALDVAGAHQSSYGREAAGVFAAAVAAACAPGATPESVVDAAVSRAKDGTRSAIEAVCEVAARHTDFESAIGPLRTAVAPFDTVGPEYRSPSLGARRPSRLHSTEELPVALGMLLVGSGDYRRTVLGAVNYGRDCDSIATMAGAIVGALRGERAVPAAWAKQVADASRLDLHAPAAALTTVTHEVFARDTARRRAHESAYAALTSTAR
- a CDS encoding ADP-ribosylglycohydrolase family protein, with product MLAPGGPAAVTRPGVRAPRHRVEGLLLGLAAGDAAGWPAARHRAARMPEWTRRLARELDTFAEQNATTTLPVPIALNQPSEPLRLGPSDDAEWAVFTAEALLASSGPLFASLPPGRRTRAALDLAWNSLAGRIAAADRAPEVESAVLPLRARISVRAGLGNLATGLRPPATGHDNPHYFDDAACVRATVLALAHPGDPLSAAALAEFDARYTQDGDGVHGARAMAAALSVALCGAPVDDAVEAALAQLPAATEIGRNARLAVAMARDATSAFALVPPLEHQIVDHVYSYGIAAAETVPVALALATAARGEVVCAVPAAACLSRVADSAPALAGALTGALGGADGLPASWRDACRTLAGCALPRLAGTDLVELAGRLGDRELTTPGGQFRHDTHTG